Proteins found in one Primulina eburnea isolate SZY01 chromosome 16, ASM2296580v1, whole genome shotgun sequence genomic segment:
- the LOC140817474 gene encoding LOW QUALITY PROTEIN: structural maintenance of chromosomes flexible hinge domain-containing protein GMI1-like (The sequence of the model RefSeq protein was modified relative to this genomic sequence to represent the inferred CDS: inserted 1 base in 1 codon), with translation MFSKTPPGISGKRPNGEPSIERPRKSLFGGVKVESDALVANKIFWFRILLPNGTTLELKMTELRSHMPIEEFIAAVKKEYFNTVQRTGSGQPETRINWTYGDLHFTDADGNKIRTEVKFRDLLPNKRHILALNDGSAEPEAYEDMWDLTPDTDLLKELPDEYTFETALADLIDNSLQAVWSNQKEEKRLIRVELRKNRISIFDTGPGMDGVNEKIVKWGKMGASMHREERERGIGGKAPYLMPFFGMFGYGGPVATMFLGRHAVVSSKTKTCNKVFTLHLERDALISPSRTENRWKTKGGMRDPLDDEMGHGSFTKVEILEPKTSTLDVKKLRCKLKDIYFPYIQCDEIVEMSGKTDRPIEFQVNGVDLTEIEGGEVAITNMHSCNGPEFTLQLHFSYSDDASSPSCQRKNGFLDANARLRCVYFPVIKGEESITRIITKLEADGFEIRESFENYSRVSVRRLGRLLPDTRWTWLPFMEPKAKKGEKAQNLKRCRYRVICFIETDSGFNPTPTKTDLAHHHPYTNALKNFGIGTPVNGKELQIEILRDGKKLTLTTLEKQYSDWISEMHDLYDDEIESGLDQPTILISPKNKKLGISSDVIRVHKEIERKRTCWKAGQRMKILKGACAGFHKNNVFATLEYIILEGLPGDPCGEARLVCRPLGLPEAKGCRLPDNGSNVLDIGESLSLSISVIDSEKCIAVNDIEWNSQLEKHRQKLPSGIDLLSLEECQELEIEGGFPTNIIEAGDAFPQKIVAVVRPKAFDSASSPKRSDQKFIVRENFEMILEVNFRVEENARSDHIYSVRIEPSSHKGLHGLYIFLLSSKKEKFQKAGYYTFLFSLADVKDVHFKKAVQVQALAEIGSWRLVNHNQNSQCTIRVGCRTPSISIACYDRYNNRLPFTSTPRPTIKLIKGSHVLAQVRHMKVTADKSVMTIKDIVVECHDLDKIRPKYEAYLKISSVDKALSVNCPCQVLPGSPXKITTRPPKLRKQLLPGQIIEKLVLEVFDEYGNHVEKDENILLRVDGFSFLDGSSAVRNVVTDCNKMVDARGYVDLSDVLKVSKGYGKDVSLSVISKDKVIFKMEFQTERRELRTDSKIFKYCEAGSELENLVFEIVDADGVVDENINDNEKHGQIHTLILKSDSMDMDDFVRYSFSRGRSTVRSIHLPQREGIFTLTAFHSHYPDLKVDIEVHVQNDRGENLELADNEDYRDPQIFPKASFRNALPLPRTPVLDVPDIEPVNVSPQCLKENILHSDYSSCLKNPKLEHQNAQNENSGDKGNFAGNSLICLKELEDDLAKCGLTIGNHESDLKMLKQKQSTLQQHISDLQALVIELDAPSTFGKECIEQKIESRGDSASAFVCKLRKLALEDRPKGVLGVVALLGSVQTIELSRMLAQYLGEDQMLAIVCENYAAAESFDTRFSSKFGQSSSGRYLTLCLEDTRTNGNELESDSQNLDSLQGPTLPNGSTPHGFLGYAVRLVNMEAVHSHGIRKNDLSTQHTLLCCLFGELQVYENKQCMKMARACIRDGAISLDGGIMKRNGLISFGNWEQVTPDVIFPVVNKMPVSPTRLKASKCMVERESELAEVTREIDEKNTLYKIDMEIFQRSRNRYNLYLSRMESVSQNSCMPILE, from the exons ATGTTCTCAAAAACGCCTCCGGGCATTTCGGGCAAGAGGCCTAACGGAGAGCCTAGCAtagaaaggcctagaaagagCCTATTTGGAGGTGTGAAGGTCGAAAGTGATGCCCTTGTTGCTAACAAAATTTTCTGGTTTCGCATCCTTTTACCGAATGGCACGACCCTTGAGCTCAAAATGACCGAGCTTCGTAGTCACATGCCCATTGAGGAGTTTATCGCTGCTGTCAAAAAAGAGTACTTTAATACAGTCCAACGAACAGGGTCTGGACAACCCGAGACAAGAATTAATTGGACGTATGGAGATTTGCATTTTACGGATGCAGATGGGAATAAGATAAGAACTGAAGTGAAGTTTCGTGATTTGCTGCCTAATAAGCGGCATATCCTCGCTCTTAAT GATGGTTCGGCTGAGCCTGAAGCATATGAG GATATGTGGGATCTCACCCCTGATACGGATTTATTAAAGGAGCTGCCTGATGAATATACATTTGAAACTGCCCTTGCTGACTTGATA GATAATTCATTGCAAGCTGTGTGGTCAAATCAGAAAGAGGAGAAAAGATTAATAAG AGTGGAATTGCGTAAAAACAGAATTTCAATTTTCGACACAGGACCAGGAATGGATGGAGTGAATGAGAAAATTGTGAAGTG GGGAAAAATGGGAGCCTCCATGCACAGAGAAGAAAGGGAACGAGGCATTGGGGGAAAAGCTCCATATTTAATG CCTTTTTTTGGAATGTTTGGCTATGGAGGACCTGTTGCCACAATGTTTTTAGGAAG GCATGCGGTAGTCTCATCCAAGACCAAGACCTGTAATAAAGTTTTTACGCTGCACTTGGAAAGAGATGCATTAATAAGCCCTTCACGAACAGAAAACCGGTGGAAG ACAAAAGGAGGGATGAGAGATCCTCTTGATGATGAAATGGGTCATGGAAGCTTCACAAAG GTTGAAATACTGGAGCCTAAAACAAGTACCCTGGACGTAAAAAAACTCCGGTGCAAATTGAAAGACATTTACTTCCCCTATATTCAG TGTGACGAAATCGTCGAAATGTCAGGCAAGACAGATAGACCTATTGAATTTCAG GTCAATGGAGTTGATTTAACTGAAATAGAGGGAGgggaagtggccataacgaatATGCATTCTTGCAACGGTCCGGAGTTCACTCTGCAACTTCACTTCAGCTACAGCGATGATGCTTCTTCACCGAGTTGTCAAA GAAAAAATGGATTTCTTGATGCAAATGCCCGATTGAGGTGTGTTTACTTTCCAGTAATTAAG GGAGAAGAAAGTATTACAAGAATAATTACAAAGTTAGAGGCTGATGGATTTGAAATAAGAGAGAGTTTTGAGAATTATAGCAGGGTTTCTGTCAGGCGCTTGGGTCGTCTCTTGCCAGATACTCGCTGG ACTTGGCTTCCATTTATGGAACCAAAGGCAAAAAAAGGTGAGAAGGCCCAAAATCTGAAACGATGCCGCTACCGTGTCATATGTTTTATAG AGACGGATTCTGGTTTTAATCCAACACCAACCAAG ACAGATTTAGCCCACCATCACCCATACACCAATGCCTTGAAGAATTTTGGCATTGGGACCCCTGTAAATGGAAAAG AGTTGCAAATTGAAATCTTGAGAGATGGAAAGAAGTTAACTCTCACAACACTGGAAAAACAGTACAGTGATTGGATTTCGGAAATGCATGATCTCTATGATGATGAAATTGAAAGTGGTCTGGATCAACCCACTATTCTTATTTCTCCAAAGAATAAAAAGCTTGGCATATCTTCGGATG TTATTAGGGTTCATAAAGAGATTGAGAGAAAAAGGACATGCTGGAAGGCAGGTCAGAGGATGAAAATATTAAAGGGAGCATGCGCTGGATTCCATAAAAACAATGTATTTGCTACCCTAGAGTACATAATCCTTGAAGGGCTTCCAGGGGATCCTTGTG GCGAGGCTCGACTGGTTTGCAG GCCACTTGGTCTACCTGAAGCAAAAGGTTGTCGTTTACCAGACAATGGAAGCAATGTCCTAGACATTGGTGAGTCTCTATCGTTATCAATTAGTGTGATCGACTCTGAAAAG TGCATAGCTGTCAATGATATTGAGTGGAATAGCCAACTTGAGAAACATAGACAGAAATTGCCTTCTGGCATTGATCTATTAAGTCTTGAAGAATGCCAAGAATTGGAAATTGAAGGG GGATTCCCTACCAATATTATAGAAGCTGGAGATGCATTCCCTCAGAAAATTGTTGCTGTAGTGCGACCAAAGGCTTTTGATTCTGCCTCCAGTCCTAAAAGATCGGATCAAAAGTTCATTGTCAGAGAAAATTTTGAGATGATTCTAGAAGTCAACTTCAGAGTCGAAGAGAATGCCAGAAGTGATCATATTTATTCTGTGAGGATTGAACCCTCATCTCACAAGGGGTTACATGGCTTGTACATATTTCTTTTGAGTTCAAAAAAGGAAAAGTTTCAGAAAGCTGGCTACTACACATTCTTATTCTCACTG GCTGATGTGAAGGATGTACATTTTAAAAAAGCAGTGCAAGTTCAGGCATTGGCTGAAATTGGCAGTTGGAGACTTGTGAATCATAATCAGAATTCCCAATGCACAATTAG GGTTGGTTGTCGCACCCCATCTATTTCCATAGCATGCTATGATCGATACAATAACAGGCTCCCTTTCACTAGCACCCCACGACCAACTATCAAACTCATTAAAGGCAGCCATGTTCTTGCTCAAGTACGTCACATGAAAGTAACAGCTGATAAGTCAGTCATGACAATTAAG GACATTGTTGTTGAATGCCATGATTTGGACAAGATTCGTCCAAAATATGAGGCTTACTTAAAAATAAGTTCTGTAGACAAAGCACTATCTGTCAATTGTCCTTGTCAAG TCCTTCCAGGTTCAC AAAAAATAACTACTCGTCCACCAAAGTTAAGAAAACAATTGCTTCCAGGACAGATTATTGAGAAGCTGGTACTCGAA GTATTTGATGAATATGGCAACCACGTTGAAAAAGATGAGAATATTTTGTTGCGAGTTGATGGATTCTCATTTCTGGATGGCAGCAGTGCTGTCCGCAATGTGGTTACTGATTGTAACAAAATG GTAGATGCCAGGGGATATGTGGACCTGAGCGATGTTCTTAAAGTTTCCAAGGGATATGGCAAAGATG TATCTCTCTCTGTGATATCCAAAGACAAAGTTATATTCAAAATGGAGTTTCAAACTGAAAGAAGAGAACTTCGGACAGATTCAAAG ATTTTCAAGTACTGTGAAGCAGGTTCTGAATTGGAAAATTTAGTGTTTGAAATTGTCGATGCTGATGGTGTTGTGGATGAAAATATAAATGATAATGAGAAACATGGGCAAATTCATACTCTTATTTTAAAGTCGGATTCAATGGATATGGATGATTTTGTGCGATATAGCTTCTCCCGTGGACGCAGTACTGTTCGCTCTATTCATCTTCCTCAGAGAGAAGGGATTTTCACACTTACAGCTTTTCACTCCCATTATCCAGATCTCAAAGTGGATATAGAG GTTCATGTTCAAAATGATCGGGGAGAGAATCTTGAATTAGCGGATAATGAAGATTACAGGGATCCTCAAATTTTTCCCAAAGCTTCTTTCAGAAATGCACTGCCACTCCCTCGGACACCTGTCCTCGATGTTCCAGATATCGAGCCTGTTAACGTTtctccacaatgtttgaaggaAAATATATTACATTCGGATTATTCAAGTTGTTTAAAGAATCCAAAACTGGAGCATCAGAATGCCCAGAACGAAAATTCTGGGGATAAAGGCAATTTTGCTGGGAACTCATTGATTTGCTTAAAG GAGCTTGAGGATGATCTTGCTAAATGTGGGTTGACAATTGGAAATCATGAAAGTGATTTAAAGATGCTAAAACAGAAGCAGTCAACACTTCAGCAACATATATCAGATCTCCAAG CTCTTGTAATAGAACTTGATGCGCCGAGCACATTTGGAAAAGAGtgcattgagcagaaaattGAAAGCAGAGGTGATTCTGCATCGGCTTTTGTTTGCAAGTTAAGAAAACTAGCATTGGAAGATAGGCCAAAGGGCGTACTTGGTGTCGTAGCTCTTCTTGGATCAGTACAGACCATTGAGCTTAGCAG GATGTTGGCACAATATCTCGGTGAGGATCAAATGCTCGCAATTGTGTGTGAGAACTATGCAGCTGCTGAATCCTTTGATACTCGTTTCTCTAGTAAATTTGGACAATCTTCAAGTGGAAGATATCTTACTTTGTGCCTAGAGGATACAAG GACAAATGGCAACGAGTTGGAAAGTGATTCCCAAAATCTGGACTCCTTGCAGGGGCCTACCTTGCCAAATGGCAGTACCCCCCACGGATTTCTTGGATATGCCGTTCGCTTGGTAAACATGGAAGCAGTCCATTCACACGGGATAAGGAAAAATGATCTTAGTACCCAACACACGTTATTGTGCTGCCTCTTTGGGGAGCTTCAAGTGTATGAGAACAAGCAGTGTATGAAAATGGCACGTGCCTGCATTAGGGATGGAGCCATATCTTTAGATGGTGGCATCATGAAACGAAACGGACTAATATCCTTTGGCAACTG GGAGCAAGTTACACCTGATGTCATATTTCCAGTTGTGAACAAGATGCCCGTTTCGCCTACGAGGTTAAAAGCTTCGAAATGCATGGTGGAGAGGGAGTCGGAGCTAGCAGAGGTAACCCGTGAGATAGATGAGAAGAACACATTGTATAAAATAGATATGGAAATTTTCCAACGTTCACGCAACAGGTATAACCTTTACTTATCTCGAATGGAATCGGTTTCTCAAAACAGTTGTATGCCTATTTTGGAATGA